The following are encoded together in the Glycine max cultivar Williams 82 chromosome 8, Glycine_max_v4.0, whole genome shotgun sequence genome:
- the LOC100812265 gene encoding homocysteine S-methyltransferase 1 isoform X2 yields MRFFPSNQVHLEYLEAGADILVTSSYQATLPGFSSKGLSIEEGESLLEKSVKLAVEARDGFWNSAIINPGNKYRRALVAASIGSYGSYLADGSEYSGCYGPDVNLKKLKDFHRRRLQVLVEAGPDLLAFETIPNKLEAQACVELLEEESVKIPSWICFTTVDGENAPSGESFKDCLEALNKSNKVDAVGINCAPPHLMENLICKFKQLTKKAIIVYPNSGEVWDGKAKKWLPSKCFHDDEFGFNATRWRDLGAKIIGGCCRTTPSTIQIISNALREKS; encoded by the exons ATGAGATTCTTCCCTTCCAATCAG gTTCACTTGGAATACTTGGAGGCTGGTGCTGATATATTGGTTACTTCATCATACCAG GCTACACTTCCTGGATTTTCATCGAAGGGTCTATCCATTGAGGAAGGGGAATCACTACTAGAGAAGAGTGTCAAATTGGCAGTTGAAGCCCGTGATGGTTTCTGGAATTCAGCTATAATAAATCCTGGGAATAAATACAGAAGAGCTTTGGTTGCAGCCTCCATTGGAAGCTACGGATCTTACCTTGCTGATGGCTCAGAATACAG TGGCTGCTATGGACCTGATGTAAATTTAAAGAAGTTGAAGGATTTTCATCGCCGCAGATTGCAAGTTCTTGTTGAAGCTGGTCCAGATTTACTTGCCTTTGAGACCATTCCAAACAAACTTGAAGCTcag GCTTGTGTCGAATTGCTTGAAGAAGAAAGTGTCAAAATCCCATCTTGGATCTGTTTTACCACTGTAGATGGTGAGAATGCTCCCTCAGGAGAGAGTTTCAAGGACTGCCTTGAAGCATTAAATAAGAGTAACAAAGTAGATGCTGTTGGTATAAACTGTGCACCTCCCCATCTTATGGAAAATCTCATTTGCAAATTTAAGCAG TTAACAAAGAAGGCCATCATTGTTTATCCCAATAGTGGGGAGGTATGGGATGGTAAAGCCAAGAAATGGCTT CCATCTAAGTGTTTTCACGATGATGAATTTGGATTTAATGCAACAAGGTGGCGTGATTTGGGAGCTAAAATAATAGGAGGTTGTTGCCGGACTACACCCTCCACCATTCAAATTATTTCAAATGCTTTAAGAGAAAAATCTTGA
- the LOC100812265 gene encoding homocysteine S-methyltransferase 1 isoform X1 gives MKRQMLHDLIENAGGCAVTDGGFATQLEKHGASINDPLWSAIYLIKDPHLIKQVHLEYLEAGADILVTSSYQATLPGFSSKGLSIEEGESLLEKSVKLAVEARDGFWNSAIINPGNKYRRALVAASIGSYGSYLADGSEYSGCYGPDVNLKKLKDFHRRRLQVLVEAGPDLLAFETIPNKLEAQACVELLEEESVKIPSWICFTTVDGENAPSGESFKDCLEALNKSNKVDAVGINCAPPHLMENLICKFKQLTKKAIIVYPNSGEVWDGKAKKWLPSKCFHDDEFGFNATRWRDLGAKIIGGCCRTTPSTIQIISNALREKS, from the exons ATGAAGAGACAAATGTTGCATGATCTGATTGAGAATGCAGGAGGCTGCGCTGTCACCGATGGAGGATTCGCCACGCAGCTCGAAAAGCATGGAGCCTCCATCAACGATCCTCTTTGGAGCGCCATCTATTTGATCAAAGACCCACATCTTATCAAAcag gTTCACTTGGAATACTTGGAGGCTGGTGCTGATATATTGGTTACTTCATCATACCAG GCTACACTTCCTGGATTTTCATCGAAGGGTCTATCCATTGAGGAAGGGGAATCACTACTAGAGAAGAGTGTCAAATTGGCAGTTGAAGCCCGTGATGGTTTCTGGAATTCAGCTATAATAAATCCTGGGAATAAATACAGAAGAGCTTTGGTTGCAGCCTCCATTGGAAGCTACGGATCTTACCTTGCTGATGGCTCAGAATACAG TGGCTGCTATGGACCTGATGTAAATTTAAAGAAGTTGAAGGATTTTCATCGCCGCAGATTGCAAGTTCTTGTTGAAGCTGGTCCAGATTTACTTGCCTTTGAGACCATTCCAAACAAACTTGAAGCTcag GCTTGTGTCGAATTGCTTGAAGAAGAAAGTGTCAAAATCCCATCTTGGATCTGTTTTACCACTGTAGATGGTGAGAATGCTCCCTCAGGAGAGAGTTTCAAGGACTGCCTTGAAGCATTAAATAAGAGTAACAAAGTAGATGCTGTTGGTATAAACTGTGCACCTCCCCATCTTATGGAAAATCTCATTTGCAAATTTAAGCAG TTAACAAAGAAGGCCATCATTGTTTATCCCAATAGTGGGGAGGTATGGGATGGTAAAGCCAAGAAATGGCTT CCATCTAAGTGTTTTCACGATGATGAATTTGGATTTAATGCAACAAGGTGGCGTGATTTGGGAGCTAAAATAATAGGAGGTTGTTGCCGGACTACACCCTCCACCATTCAAATTATTTCAAATGCTTTAAGAGAAAAATCTTGA